A genomic segment from Glycine soja cultivar W05 chromosome 20, ASM419377v2, whole genome shotgun sequence encodes:
- the LOC114402982 gene encoding probable ascorbate-specific transmembrane electron transporter 1 isoform X1: MARGFQVRATSVTIFAHLLFIAIATLVLVWLLHFREGVAFFSSSNPVKIFNLHPLLMVIGFILVGGEAIMIYKSVPEKRRSVKVVHLLLHLIALVAGIIGIIAVFKSKKEAGLADMYTLHSWLGMSAISLFGLQYIFGFFAYFFPGAEMSARASLLPWHRFMGMAIFLLAVATAETGLVEYFQFLQLFRTQEALIINSTGLLLFLFAVFVTLSVILQRNY, from the exons ATGGCTCGTGGCTTCCAAGTTCGAGCTACTTCAGTTACCATATTTGCTCATTTGTTGTTCATAGCAATAGCAACCCTTGTGTTAGTTTGGTTGCTACACTTTCGAGAAGGTGTGGCCTTCTTCAGCTCTTCCAACCCAGTCAAGATTTTCAAC CTGCATCCTCTTCTAATGGTAATTGGATTTATTTTAGTTGGTGGAGAAG CAATCATGATATACAAGTCGGTGCCTGAAAAAAGGAGGTCAGTGAAGGTGGTTCACCTCCTATTGCATCTGATAGCTTTAGTGGCTGGAATTATAGGGATTATTGCAGTTTTCAAATCTAAGAAAGAGGCAGGTCTTGCTGATATGTATACATTACACTCTTGGCTAGGCATGTCAGCAATCTCACTATTTGGCTTACAG TATATATTTGGGTTCTTTGCTTATTTCTTCCCCGGTGCAGAAATGTCTGCTAGAGCTTCCCTTTTGCCATGGCACAGGTTTATGGGCatggccatattcctccttgcagTTGCCACAGCTGAGACGGGTTTGGTTGAATATTTCCAGTTTTTACAGCTTTTCCGCACTCAAGAGGCACTAATTATCAACTCCACTGGTCTCTTACTCTTCCTCTTTGCCGTCTTTGTTACCCTCTCTGTCATTCTCCAAAGAAATTACTGA
- the LOC114402982 gene encoding probable ascorbate-specific transmembrane electron transporter 1 isoform X2 yields MARGFQVRATSVTIFAHLLFIAIATLVLVWLLHFREGVAFFSSSNPVKIFNLHPLLMVIGFILVGGEAIMIYKSVPEKRRSVKVVHLLLHLIALVAGIIGIIAVFKSKKEAGLADMYTLHSWLGMSAISLFGLQKCLLELPFCHGTGLWAWPYSSLQLPQLRRVWLNISSFYSFSALKRH; encoded by the exons ATGGCTCGTGGCTTCCAAGTTCGAGCTACTTCAGTTACCATATTTGCTCATTTGTTGTTCATAGCAATAGCAACCCTTGTGTTAGTTTGGTTGCTACACTTTCGAGAAGGTGTGGCCTTCTTCAGCTCTTCCAACCCAGTCAAGATTTTCAAC CTGCATCCTCTTCTAATGGTAATTGGATTTATTTTAGTTGGTGGAGAAG CAATCATGATATACAAGTCGGTGCCTGAAAAAAGGAGGTCAGTGAAGGTGGTTCACCTCCTATTGCATCTGATAGCTTTAGTGGCTGGAATTATAGGGATTATTGCAGTTTTCAAATCTAAGAAAGAGGCAGGTCTTGCTGATATGTATACATTACACTCTTGGCTAGGCATGTCAGCAATCTCACTATTTGGCTTACAG AAATGTCTGCTAGAGCTTCCCTTTTGCCATGGCACAGGTTTATGGGCatggccatattcctccttgcagTTGCCACAGCTGAGACGGGTTTGGTTGAATATTTCCAGTTTTTACAGCTTTTCCGCACTCAAGAGGCACTAA